TCTGTCCTGTGCAATGGCGACTAGCAGTGTTCCCCCATACTTCCCATATAAATGGGTGCCATCAATACTCACCAAAGGCTTGCAATTACGGAATGCCTGGATACAAGGGGGGAAAGTCCAGAACAGCCTATGAAAATAAACCTGAGACTCGTCAACCTGTCCCCCAACTCGAACAGGGCAAGTCCTGAGGACGGCTACAGTGCCAGGCATCGTCAGCTGAACTCCTAAAACCCACCTAGGGAGCTCATTGTACGACTCGTCCCAGTCCCCATATATGACGGCAACGGCCTTCTGCTTCGCCATCCATACCCTCCTGTACGTAGGCCTGAACCCAAAGTGTGCGGCCGTGGCATTTTGAAGCACCTTGATGTTCACAGCTGCATCAGCCCTAACCATCGGCATAATGAAGGTGGATATGACATGGTAGTCCAGACTCCTATGGTCGCTGGAGATGGAGCTGGCAAGACATGTATGTGGTCCGTTGTATCGCTTCACTTCCCAGATACCCTTCCGCTGTCGAAGACTCAACCGAATTAGccatgtgcacccattcccAAACTCAGAACACTTTCCCACATACCTGCGGTAGTCAGACTCAACGACCTTGTACTGGACCCCTCGGCGGATACTGTACGTCTTCACACTCAACAGCGCCTCATCTTTATCCTGAAATTGTTGGCCAACCTGGAACTCGTTCATACCGGCAGACCCCTCAGTATCTCTAGCACCAAATCCTGAGGCCTGCAGAGCATTGTCGTCCTGCCGCATGGCATCCAGGTCCAATGAGGAAAAATGGGGTGGATACTGCTGTGTGCCAGAACTACATCCACCTGTAGCCCTTGTCGGAACAGTAGTTCCAACATCATCGCCGCTTTCATCAGCGATCATATCCGGCTCCACCTCATCGTCATCTGGATCATCAAACAAACCATCACCAACACCAGCCGGTGTGGGACAATGTACCTCGGTGGGAATATGTTCCCCATACCGAACCTCTTCTCCAACATTGCCGCTCAGATCAACGGCAAACGAAGGGGACGCAACAGCCTGCATCGGTGGCTCATACACAGGAGCAGAGGATGAAGCAACAGCAGGTCTCGAGCTCGAGCCGGCAACCGCGGCTATAGTATTGGCATTCCGGTTCGAACCACCCGAGCTAGATACCACATCAACCAACTTTGCCAACAGCTCTGGTGTCCTTACCTCGGGAAACTGCCTACGAGAAAGAAACATAACCTGCAAGTCCTCGTCACTATCGATTGTGAAACAATCAAACTTCACGGTGTCATGGAGCACTGCTGTTGGAATGCGGTAGAAAAACTTCTTGACCCTTTTAACTCCTTCAAGACCAAGCTTCTCCAGCACAGAGCTAACAAGAGCATCGTAGGTGGTTGTTGGCGTCACGATAATACATAGGGGATCCTTATCAGTGAACTTCACGCCGGACCGAGTTTTTCTCTTAATCGACCCTCTGTAGTGTACCAGAACTAgaaaactctcctcactagccatctCCCCTCTTTGTTGAGAGCAACATGAGTTCACAGCATATATATACAGCCCTGGCtcgcactatatatatataattcgaatctatATGTTTCGAATTATGTAGTATCACAACCTAacctagtaattcgaattaactAAATTCGAATTAGTTAAGTGTAATTCGAAACAACTTGTTTCGAATTACTTATTAATGTGTCCttcctagtaattcgaattacttTAGTTTGTTACTTgctagtaattcgaatcatatcaattcgaattacatgtaagtataattcgaatcatattgattcgaattatatagtaATTCGTCCTGGTTGATTCATGTATGGATTTTTGAATTGGCTGATTTGGGTAATTTTGAGCTCTCCTTGGCTCATTTGGGTTTTTTACCCCAAATATTATATACCAACTTTTACACATTGTTTAGATATAtgatggaaaaaaaaagaatagaaaacggaagaaaagaaaatgagaagaaagaaaataaaaaaataaataaatttatttgtgtGTTGTTTAGATTAAGGAAAATGAAtagaaaaggataaaaaaaaattttttatttggatggaaaaaaaataagaaaaaaaaattataatagaataaaattatattaatatctttATGACCTtatttgtattatatataaattataatttattaatatatttaaattatttttttaaaaaaaaataatcatccaaattagttttcaaaattttaatatattatctttattaacaaaaaatatttttttaaaactaaagaataagagagatgtATTTTGAGATttcaaaaagaataaatttaaaaattttattatctctattaaataaaggataaaattataattttggttGTTGACATCTTTttatcccttttcatttcatatatgaagaaaaaataattagatgGACTTcacatcactttttttttcatttttttcttaaatgaaacaacaaaaaatttaattttttatttatttattttttctacattttttttCCACTCATATTCTTTCAAACTACTAAACAATATAGTCGGCCTAAAAATACCCCTCTAAAAGACACGTTAgaccataaaaaaaaaaaacaattttgtTTGGATCGTTGCAAGTAAACCCGTCCGTGACCGTAGAAAAAAGCGTGGAGAGTTCGGTGGAGACTGGGCTTCAAGTGGTGCAGGTTGCCTATTATGGGATGTGTCGGTGGACATTGTGGGAGGTTCTTATTATTGAGGCTTGTGCTTCTCTTCATGAGAGTGAAAGAATTAATCtctacatataaataattttactatacaaattttataaattttttaattaatattacatTCAAATACGTTTATTATATACGTATGTTTCATGCACCTCTAACAAATTTTTAACTCAATTAATACGCGTATATATAATTTCATTTGTTTTAAaagatttcattttctttttcgaattttttgtcTTCTCTCTTCGATCTCTTTCGTGAGTTTCTCTCTACCTTCTCCTTCGTCGTTTATGTGCATTTCTTTctgctttctccttcttcatttacgtgtttttctctttctgttttcttt
The genomic region above belongs to Arachis duranensis cultivar V14167 chromosome 3, aradu.V14167.gnm2.J7QH, whole genome shotgun sequence and contains:
- the LOC107481963 gene encoding uncharacterized protein LOC107481963 yields the protein MASEESFLVLVHYRGSIKRKTRSGVKFTDKDPLCIIVTPTTTYDALVSSVLEKLGLEGVKRVKKFFYRIPTAVLHDTVKFDCFTIDSDEDLQVMFLSRRQFPEVRTPELLAKLVDVVSSSGGSNRNANTIAAVAGSSSRPAVASSSAPVYEPPMQAVASPSFAVDLSGNVGEEVRYGEHIPTEVHCPTPAGVGDGLFDDPDDDEVEPDMIADESGDDVGTTVPTRATGGCSSGTQQYPPHFSSLDLDAMRQDDNALQASGFGARDTEGSAGMNEFQVGQQFQDKDEALLSVKTYSIRRGVQYKVVESDYRRYVGKCSEFGNGCTWLIRLSLRQRKGIWEVKRYNGPHTCLASSISSDHRSLDYHVISTFIMPMVRADAAVNIKVLQNATAAHFGFRPTYRRVWMAKQKAVAVIYGDWDESYNELPRWVLGVQLTMPGTVAVLRTCPVRVGGQVDESQAFRNCKPLVSIDGTHLYGKYGGTLLVAIAQDRNSNILPVAFALVEDRHNGIKAALEAPDGGWLPPTAYRAFCIRHVAANFALTFKGKDARRLLVNAAYAKTEVEFEYWFDILRSENPAMCDWANRIEYSLWTQYCDEGRRFGHMTTNISECVNSILKGVRNLPICSLVKATYGRLAELFVRKGREAEAQMGSKTCDCGYFQALHFPCPHALACCAYSRLTWQPYVHEVYRLSSVFGVYQMGFAPPIPEGFWPPYAGPTVIPDPSMRRAREGRPRSTRIRTNMDEADPNRPKRCGLCKQPGHTRRSCPQAAGPSGTAGNQ